The proteins below are encoded in one region of Deltaproteobacteria bacterium:
- a CDS encoding NADH-quinone oxidoreductase subunit B family protein, which yields MIRILHQIFRTGIVTEPLPPLVEAEIKEVGARLEETIRKRFRRSLTIREVDAGSCNGCELEIHAINNPIYNCERFGIRFTASPRFADMLLVTGPVSRNMEIALSRTYNATPSPKLVVAVGDCGYNGGIFGESYASLGGIGKVIPVNIYIPGCPPAPIAILQGILKVIG from the coding sequence ATGATTAGGATACTTCATCAGATATTCAGGACAGGTATTGTTACCGAGCCTCTTCCTCCTTTAGTAGAGGCTGAGATAAAAGAAGTAGGCGCAAGACTTGAAGAGACTATAAGAAAGCGTTTTCGCAGAAGCCTTACTATAAGGGAGGTAGATGCAGGTTCATGCAACGGCTGTGAACTTGAGATTCATGCTATAAATAATCCAATCTATAACTGCGAAAGATTTGGCATACGCTTTACCGCTTCCCCAAGGTTTGCAGATATGCTTTTAGTAACAGGGCCTGTTTCACGGAACATGGAGATTGCACTTAGCAGAACCTACAATGCCACACCTTCGCCGAAGCTTGTAGTAGCAGTTGGAGACTGTGGTTATAATGGAGGCATATTTGGCGAGAGTTATGCCTCCCTCGGCGGTATTGGAAAGGTTATTCCTGTAAATATTTATATTCCGGGATGTCCACCTGCGCCTATTGCCATATTGCAGGGTATTCTAAAAGTCATTGGGTGA